The DNA sequence CCTTGGGGCATATCTTTGGTCGGTTTCTGATGTTTCTTTACAACGTTGACCTTCTCGACCACAACTCTGCCCTTCTGGGTTAGAACTTCAAGAACCTTGCCTTTTTTTCCGGCGTCCTTGCCGGTTATCACCATGACCATATCGCCTTTTCTGACGTTTACTTTTGTTCTTTCGGCGGACATTATTTATTCACCTCCGTCCGGTTTTTTCTATAGTACTTCCGGTGCCAGCGAAACGATTTTCATGTAATCTTTTTCTCTGAGTTCACGGGCAACAGGTCCAAAAATACGCGTTCCTTTCGGACTCTTGTCATCTTTGATAATAACTGCCGCATTTTCGGAGAATCGAATATATGAACCGTCTGGTCTTTTAATTTCTTTGGTAGTACGGACAACAACAGCTTTGACAACATCACCTTTTTTGACAACGCCGCCTGGTGTTGCTTCTTTAACCGCAGCAACGATGATATCACCAATTGATGCGTAACGACGTTTAGAACCACCCAACACACGGATACATAAAAGTTTTTTTGCTCCGGTATTATCTCCCACTTTAAGGGTTGATTCAGCCTGAATCATTGGGCGGAACCTCCTTTCTTAGCTGCTTGATATTTCCTTGGCTTAGAGAATAACCGCTTTTTCAACAACTTTGACCAGTCTCCAGTTCTTTTCTTTGCTTAACGGTCTGGTCTCCATAATCAGGACGGTATCCCCTAGTCTAGCCTCGTTATTCTCATCATGCGCCTTATATTTTTTGGTAACCTTTACTGTTTTATGATAGATTGGATGTTTTTTTCTGGTTTCAATTGCAACAACAATCGTTTTATCCATTTTATCGCTGACAACTTTGCCATATTGCGTTTTGCGCATTGTTCTTTCCAATGTTTTTGCCTCCTTTCCTACCTTAAGCACGTTTGAGCTCGCGCTCACGGAGAATGGTTTTGCCTCTCGCGATCCCTTTACGGACCTCTTTGATCCGCATCGGGTTATCAAGTTGTCCGGTAGCTAATTGGAAACGCAAATTGAATAATTCCGTTTTGAGCCCGTCAATCTGTTTCAGGAGCTCTTCATCGGTCATATCAGGGAAATTCTTATTCTTCGCCATCTGCGCCACCTCCAACCTGTTCTTCAGCCTGATCCTCTTTGCGGACAAACTTGCATTTAATCGGAAGTTTATGAGCTGCGAGCCTTAACGCTTCGCGGGCAACTTCCTCAGAAACACCGGCCAGTTCAAACATGACTCTGTTGGGTTTGATAACAGCAATCCAGTATTCCGGAGTACCTTTACCACTACCCATTCTGGTCTCAGCCGGTTTTGCAGTTATCGGCCTGTCAGGAAAGATATTTATCCATACTTTACCGCCACGCTTAATGTAACGGGTCATTGCAATACGAGCTGCCTCAATCTGCCGGTTGGTAACCCAGGCATTCTCGAGCGCCATAAGTCCATATTCACCGTAAACTACTTTAGTACCTCTCTGAGCCTTTCCTTTAAGGCTCGGACGATGTTGTTTACGATGCTTCACCCTGGTTGGTACTAACATTTTATAATCCTCCTTCCTCCTGAACGGACTTCTTGGTCGGAAGAACTTCTCCACGGTAAATCCATACTTTTACGCCGATTTTACCATACGTTGTATTGGCTTCGGAAAATCCGTAGTCAATGTCTGCGCGCAGCGTATGAAGAGGAACTTTTCCCTCGTTATACCATTCTGTACGGGCAATTTCAGCTCCACCCAGACGTCCGCTGCATGAAATCTTGATCCCTTGGGCGCCTGCACGCATGGTGCGGCCTACGGTCTGTTTCATCGCTCTCCGGAAGGAAATACGTTTTTCAAGTTGCTGAGCGACACTGTCAGCCACCAGCTTGGCATCCAGTTCAGGCTTTTTAATTTCAACAATATTAACTGCAACCTGTTTGCCGGTCATTGTTTCTAATGCCTTGCGCAGGTTCTCGACTTCAGCGCCACCGCGGCCAATTACGATCCCGGGTTTTGCGGCATGAACAGATACTTTGACCCGGTTTGCAGCGCGCTCTATTTCAACTTTAGGAACTCCGGCTTGTTGGAGTTTGTTGGTTACAAATTTACGGATTTTTAAGTCTTCGTGGAGGAGCTCCCTGTAGTTCTTATCAGCATACCAACGGCCTTCCCACGAACGGATAATGCCAATACGAAGACCTTTGGGGTTAACTTTTTGACCCATGCTTTGCCTATTCCTCCTTCTTATTCCCGACGACAACGGTAATGTGACTGGTCCGTTTGCGGATCCTGTCAGCTCTTCCTTGCGCCCGAGGCATGATACGCTTTAAGGTTGGTCCTTGATCAACGAATACTTTGGTAACATACAGATCATCCGGACTCATTTCCAGGTTGTGTTCCGCGTTTGCTACTGCTGACTTCAGCACCTTGCCAACCGGTTCAGCAGATATATTCGGCGTAAATTTCAAGATCGCCATCGCTTCTTCAACTTTCTTACCGCGAATCAGATCTACAACCAGGCGCACCTTGCGAGGAGAGATACGGATAAATTTAGCAACTGCTTTTGTTTCCATTTTTCTTTACCTCCTCTCAACTAGCGTAAGCCGCTCGATTTTTCACTTCCGGCATGTCCTTTGAAAGTCCGGGTCAGTGCAAATTCACCAAGTTTATGCCCAACCATATCTTCTGTAATATAAACAGGTACATGCTTGCGTCCGTCATGGACGGCAATCGTATGACCAATCATCTGCGGGAAAATGGTGGATCGTCTGGACCAAGTCTTCAATACTCTCTTCTCGCCGTTTTTATTCATATCTTCCACCCGTTCTAACAAACGAGCGCTGACATAAGGTCCCTTTTTTAGAGATCTGCCCATTATGAGGTCTCCTTTCGCTTACTTCTTATCTCTACGCTTGACAATGAACTTATTGCTTTGGTTCTTCTTTTTCCTGGTCTTGGCGCCAAGGGCGGGTTTACCCCAAGGAGTGACAGGATTACGTCCAATCGGGTTACGTCCTTCACCACCGCCGTGGGGGTGATCACACGGGTTCATGACTGAACCACGGACTGTCGGACGAATCCCAAGCCAACGGGATCTTCCGGCTTTACCGATCGTCACGTTTTCATAATCCAAGTTCCCGACCTGGCCAATCGTGGCCCGGCACTCGATGTGGATCATTCTCATTTCTCCCGACGGGAGTCTGAGCGTTGCATAACTGCCTTCTTTGGCCATCAACTGAGCTGATCCACCAGCTGAACGGACTAACTGGCCGCCTTTGCCGGGTTTCATCTCAATATTATGAATCAGTGTTCCGACCGGAATATTCTTAAGCTTTAACGTATTGCCGACTTTAATATCGGCCTGTTCGCCGCTTACAATTTCCTGGCCCACCTTAAGTCCATTGGGAGCAATAATGTAACTTTTAAAGCCGTCAGCATAGTTCAGAAGAGCGATGTTAGCAGAACGGTTCGGATCATATTCAATGCTAGCAACCTTGGCAGGAACGCCATCTTTGATTCTTTTAAAATCTATCAGACGATAACGTCTCTTATGACCGCCGCCTTGGTGACGGACTGTCAAACGTCCTGTATTATTCCTTCCAGCCTTCTTGCGCAGGGGGGCGATAAGGGAACGTTCAGGCTCATTCCTGGTAATCTCATCGAAATTCAGTACAGTCATCTGTCTGCGTCCCGGAGATGTTGGTTTGTACGATCTAATTGGCATTTTTTTCTACCTCCTTTGCCTTAAAACTACAGACCTGCAAATCCTTCAATTTTGTCGCCGGCCTTCAGGGTTACGATAGCTTTCTTCCTGGTAGGTGTCATGCCCGAATAACGGCCCTGGCGTTTTTCTTTTCCTTTAACCTTCATGGTGCGAACGTCATCAACTTTAACTTTGAACATTTTCTCTACAGCTGATTTGATTTCAATCTTATTAGCTGCAGTGCTAACCCAGAAGGAGTATTTGTTTTCCTCTACCAATCCGACCGATTTTTCAGAAATGACCGGTCGAATCAGCACGTCACGAGCATCACGCATTGCTCAGCACCTCCTCAGTCCTCATCACAGCTGCCTTGGTAAATACCACAAAATCATATTTTAAAAGATCTATAACATTTAAGGCATCTGCTCTTGAGGTAAGCACTCCCTGAATGTTGCGCGCAGAGACCAGAACGTTATTATCGTCATTGTTCTCGACAACGAGAAGCGCTTTTTTATCAATTTTCAGAGCTTCCAGAAGTTTAACCATTTCTTTGGTTTTTGGCTGCTCAAAGCTGATTTGATCAACTACGATCAGACTGTTGTCAATCACTTTGCTGGAAAGTGCCGAGCACAGAGCCAGTCTCTTGACTTTCTTAGGAAGCTTTTTACTATAGTCTCTTGGTTTTGGTCCAAATACGATGCCGCCGCCTCTCCAGAGCGGTGAACGGATCGTGCCGGCTCTGGCCCGACCTGTTCCTTTTTGTTTCCAAGGCTTGCGACCACCGCCTCTGACTTCGCTCCGACCTAATGTAGAATGGGTGCCGACTCTGGCGTTGGCCAGCTGGGCTACAACAGCGGAATGCATAACATGGGTATTAGGCTCTATTCCAAATATCGTCTCATTTAATTCCATTTCTCCAACCGGAGATCCTTGCATATTTACAACCTGTACCTTAGGCATTGCTTTATCCTCCTTTCCTCACGGATTATTTCGCTTTAACCGATTCTTTCAGTATCAGCAGGCTTTTTTTAGCACCAGGTACGCATCCTCGAATAAGGATGTAGTTTTTATCAGTATCAACCCTTACAACTTCAAGGTTTTGAACCGTAACTCTTTCTCCGCCCATCCGTCCAGGTAAATTTCTTCCCTTGAAAACACGAGCCGGCCCTTTCGCGCCCATGGAACCTGTACGATGATGATATTTTGATCCATGACCCATGGGTCCGCGGCGGGCTCCATGACGCTTATGCATACCAGCAAAGCCCTTACCTTTGGAAGTTCCGACTACATCAACTTTGTCACCGGCTGCGAAGATATCTGCTTTGATTTCCTGACCAACTTCAAAGGAATCTGCCTCAGCAGTTCTAAATTCCTTGATGAAGCGCATGAATTTGACACCGGATTTTTTGAAATGACCTTTTTCAGGTTTAGTTGCAAGATTTTCTCTTTTCTCATCAAAACCAACCTGAATTGCATTATAACCGTCTGAAGCTTCAGTTTTTTTCTGCAGGACATAACAAGGACCGGCCTGAACAACAGTCACCGGAATCACTTTTCCATCTTCTGCAAAAATTTGGGTCATACCCACTTTTTTACCCAGAATTCCTCTAGACACGACGCCACCTCCTGTACACTTTGAAGTGCACCGTCTGAAACGGGGCACGAGAGTGTAATCAATTAATATATTATATGCGTTTAGCAACACTTACCCCAAAGGCGTTCCACACCTCCGGGTGTTTCGTGTCACAAACATATCTATTCTACCACATATTCTAAAAAAACGCCAGCCTCTAATTATAATTTAATTTCGATATCTACACCGGAAGGCAGATCCAGTCTCATCAGTGCATCCACTGTTTTCGAGGTAGGATCAATAATATCGATCAATCTCTTGTGCGTTCTCATTTCAAACTGTTCACGGGAATCCTTGTTGACATGCGGAGAACGTAAAATAGTGTAAATACTCTTTTCGGTCGGAAGGGGTATTGGCCCATTGACGCTCGCACCGGTTCTTTTCGCAGTATCAACAATTCTTTCTGCCGACTGATCAAGCGTTTTGTGGTCAAAGGCCTTCAGCCGAATTCTAATCTTTTGGTTCATTTCTTTACCTCCTAAATATATCGCCTGTTAAACAGGACTATTGGCGCAAAAATTCCCTGCCTTACGGCGGAGTCACCGAAGACAGCAACCTTTTGCGTAGAGAGTTTATCAGGGAAGCTGTGCAGACAATCTCTGGCAGCTTCCCTTAATATCAGCAGCTAATTATTCGACAACTTTGGCTACAACGCCGGACCCAACAGTACGTCCGCCTTCACGGATAGCGAAGCGGAGTCCCTCTTCCATAGCAATGGGGGTGATCAATTCGCACTCGATGGATACGCGGTCACCAGGCATAATCATTTCTGTGCCTTCTGGGAGTTTGATTACACCAGTAACGTCGGTTGTTCTGAAGTAGAACTGAGGACGGTAGTTGTTGAAGAACGGCGTATGACGTCCGCCTTCTTCTTTACTCAGAATGTAAACTTCACCGCTAAACTTCGTATGCGGTTTAATACTTCCTGGTTTAGCCAGAACCTGTCCGCGCTCAATGTCTTTGCGCTCAACACCACGCAGCAGAGCGCCGATATTGTCACCGGCCTGAGCCTGATCGAGCAGTTTACGGAACATTTCAACGCCTGTGCAAACACTCTTACGCGGTTTTTCAGAAAGACCAACGATTTCAATTTCATCGCCGACTTTAAGGACACCACGCTCTACACGGCCGGTAGCAACAGTACCACGACCAGTGATCGTGAAGACATCTTCTACAGGCATCAGGAACGGTTTGTCTACAGCACGTTCCGGTTGAGGAATATAGCTGTCAACAGCATCCATCAGATTCCAGATTTTGCCGCACCATTCGCAGTCTCTCTGTCCGCATCCGCACTCCAGAGCTTTGAGTCCGGAGCCGGGAATAACAGGGATATCATCGCCGGGAAATTCATATTCACTTAACAGCTCACGAACTTCCATTTCAACCAGTTCGAGAAGTTCAGGATCATCAACCATGTCAACTTTGTTCAGCCATACAACGATGTAAGGCACACCTACCTGACGGGCAAGAAGGATGTGTTCACGCGTCTGAGGCATCGGGCCGTCAGCAGCGGATACAACCAGGATGGCACCGTCCATCTGAGCAGCACCGGTGATCATGTTTTTAACATAGTCAGCATGGCCTGGGCAGTCAACGTGCGCATAGTGACGGTTTGCCGTTTCATACTCAACGTGAGCTGTAGAAATCGTAATTCCGCGTTCACGCTCTTCAGGCGCTTTGTCGATCTGATCAAATGCAGTTGCAACAGCACCGCCGACCTTGGACAAAACAAATGTAATCGCAGCAGTCGTTGTCGTTTTACCATGGTCAACGTGGCCAATTGTACCTACGTTAACGTGCGGCTTGGAACGGTCAAATTTTTGTTTACCCATTTAAGTTTCACTCCTTAAAAAAATTTAAAATGTTATTTTTTGCAGTTAATTTCTATAATTAAGCCCCCTGC is a window from the Dehalobacter sp. DCA genome containing:
- the rplX gene encoding 50S ribosomal protein L24, with amino-acid sequence MSAERTKVNVRKGDMVMVITGKDAGKKGKVLEVLTQKGRVVVEKVNVVKKHQKPTKDMPQGGIVDKEAPIHSSNVMLFCTECNSVTRKSVKITGEGKVRVCKNCGHNLPEENKK
- the rplN gene encoding 50S ribosomal protein L14, with protein sequence MIQAESTLKVGDNTGAKKLLCIRVLGGSKRRYASIGDIIVAAVKEATPGGVVKKGDVVKAVVVRTTKEIKRPDGSYIRFSENAAVIIKDDKSPKGTRIFGPVARELREKDYMKIVSLAPEVL
- the rpsQ gene encoding 30S ribosomal protein S17, giving the protein MERTMRKTQYGKVVSDKMDKTIVVAIETRKKHPIYHKTVKVTKKYKAHDENNEARLGDTVLIMETRPLSKEKNWRLVKVVEKAVIL
- the rpmC gene encoding 50S ribosomal protein L29 produces the protein MAKNKNFPDMTDEELLKQIDGLKTELFNLRFQLATGQLDNPMRIKEVRKGIARGKTILRERELKRA
- the rplP gene encoding 50S ribosomal protein L16; protein product: MLVPTRVKHRKQHRPSLKGKAQRGTKVVYGEYGLMALENAWVTNRQIEAARIAMTRYIKRGGKVWINIFPDRPITAKPAETRMGSGKGTPEYWIAVIKPNRVMFELAGVSEEVAREALRLAAHKLPIKCKFVRKEDQAEEQVGGGADGEE
- the rpsC gene encoding 30S ribosomal protein S3 encodes the protein MGQKVNPKGLRIGIIRSWEGRWYADKNYRELLHEDLKIRKFVTNKLQQAGVPKVEIERAANRVKVSVHAAKPGIVIGRGGAEVENLRKALETMTGKQVAVNIVEIKKPELDAKLVADSVAQQLEKRISFRRAMKQTVGRTMRAGAQGIKISCSGRLGGAEIARTEWYNEGKVPLHTLRADIDYGFSEANTTYGKIGVKVWIYRGEVLPTKKSVQEEGGL
- the rplV gene encoding 50S ribosomal protein L22; the encoded protein is METKAVAKFIRISPRKVRLVVDLIRGKKVEEAMAILKFTPNISAEPVGKVLKSAVANAEHNLEMSPDDLYVTKVFVDQGPTLKRIMPRAQGRADRIRKRTSHITVVVGNKKEE
- the rpsS gene encoding 30S ribosomal protein S19, which produces MGRSLKKGPYVSARLLERVEDMNKNGEKRVLKTWSRRSTIFPQMIGHTIAVHDGRKHVPVYITEDMVGHKLGEFALTRTFKGHAGSEKSSGLR
- the rplB gene encoding 50S ribosomal protein L2, coding for MPIRSYKPTSPGRRQMTVLNFDEITRNEPERSLIAPLRKKAGRNNTGRLTVRHQGGGHKRRYRLIDFKRIKDGVPAKVASIEYDPNRSANIALLNYADGFKSYIIAPNGLKVGQEIVSGEQADIKVGNTLKLKNIPVGTLIHNIEMKPGKGGQLVRSAGGSAQLMAKEGSYATLRLPSGEMRMIHIECRATIGQVGNLDYENVTIGKAGRSRWLGIRPTVRGSVMNPCDHPHGGGEGRNPIGRNPVTPWGKPALGAKTRKKKNQSNKFIVKRRDKK
- the rplW gene encoding 50S ribosomal protein L23; translation: MRDARDVLIRPVISEKSVGLVEENKYSFWVSTAANKIEIKSAVEKMFKVKVDDVRTMKVKGKEKRQGRYSGMTPTRKKAIVTLKAGDKIEGFAGL
- the rplD gene encoding 50S ribosomal protein L4, whose protein sequence is MPKVQVVNMQGSPVGEMELNETIFGIEPNTHVMHSAVVAQLANARVGTHSTLGRSEVRGGGRKPWKQKGTGRARAGTIRSPLWRGGGIVFGPKPRDYSKKLPKKVKRLALCSALSSKVIDNSLIVVDQISFEQPKTKEMVKLLEALKIDKKALLVVENNDDNNVLVSARNIQGVLTSRADALNVIDLLKYDFVVFTKAAVMRTEEVLSNA
- the rplC gene encoding 50S ribosomal protein L3, translating into MSRGILGKKVGMTQIFAEDGKVIPVTVVQAGPCYVLQKKTEASDGYNAIQVGFDEKRENLATKPEKGHFKKSGVKFMRFIKEFRTAEADSFEVGQEIKADIFAAGDKVDVVGTSKGKGFAGMHKRHGARRGPMGHGSKYHHRTGSMGAKGPARVFKGRNLPGRMGGERVTVQNLEVVRVDTDKNYILIRGCVPGAKKSLLILKESVKAK
- the rpsJ gene encoding 30S ribosomal protein S10, translating into MNQKIRIRLKAFDHKTLDQSAERIVDTAKRTGASVNGPIPLPTEKSIYTILRSPHVNKDSREQFEMRTHKRLIDIIDPTSKTVDALMRLDLPSGVDIEIKL
- the tuf gene encoding elongation factor Tu → MGKQKFDRSKPHVNVGTIGHVDHGKTTTTAAITFVLSKVGGAVATAFDQIDKAPEERERGITISTAHVEYETANRHYAHVDCPGHADYVKNMITGAAQMDGAILVVSAADGPMPQTREHILLARQVGVPYIVVWLNKVDMVDDPELLELVEMEVRELLSEYEFPGDDIPVIPGSGLKALECGCGQRDCEWCGKIWNLMDAVDSYIPQPERAVDKPFLMPVEDVFTITGRGTVATGRVERGVLKVGDEIEIVGLSEKPRKSVCTGVEMFRKLLDQAQAGDNIGALLRGVERKDIERGQVLAKPGSIKPHTKFSGEVYILSKEEGGRHTPFFNNYRPQFYFRTTDVTGVIKLPEGTEMIMPGDRVSIECELITPIAMEEGLRFAIREGGRTVGSGVVAKVVE